A part of Acipenser ruthenus chromosome 12, fAciRut3.2 maternal haplotype, whole genome shotgun sequence genomic DNA contains:
- the LOC117417309 gene encoding regulator of G-protein signaling 5-like, producing the protein MKMCRGLESLPNNCLERAKGLKARLSIFLQKPDAFSKLGHSNKADKLRPSLQEALQWRETFDKLLTNKHGLAAFRAFLKSEFSEENIEFWLACEDYKNTKSSAKLSSKAKTIYEEYFENDAPKEVNIDHETRKITKNNLLHPSLSCFDLAQNQIYTLMEKDSYSRFLKSSTYQELTKKPMCSCIQQQNSSKKPHT; encoded by the exons ATGAAAATGTGCAGAGGATTAGAATCACTACCAAACAATTGCCTTGAGAG ggccAAGGGGTTGAAGGCTCGTTTGAGCATTTTTCTTCAAAAGCCTGATGCTTTCAGCAAACTTGGACATTCAAACAAAGCAGATAAACTCAG GCCCTCCCTACAGGAAGCACTGCAGTGGAGAGAGACTTTTGACAAACTCCTGACAAATAAAC ATGGTTTGGCTGCCTTCAGAGCTTTCTTGAAGTCTGAGTTTAGCGAGGAAAACATTGAGTTCTGGCTTGCCTGTGAGGATTACAAGAATACCAAGTCATCTGCAAAGCTGTCATCCAAGGCAAAGACAATTTATGAAGAATATTTTGAAAATGATGCACCAAAAGAG GTCAATATTGATCATGAAACAAGAAAGATTACGAAGAATAACCTTCTACACCCCTCACTTTCATGCTTCGACCTAGCACAGAATCAGATCTATACTCTCATGGAGAAAGACTCTTACTCAAGATTTCTAAAATCATCTACCTACCAGGAGCTGACAAAGAAGCCCATGTGTAGCTGCATCCAGCAACAGAACTCCAGCAAGAAACCCCACACATGA